From Candidatus Omnitrophota bacterium:
AGAATCGAACTGCCATGACTAGCTCCGGAGGCTAGTGCCTTATCCGTTAGGCCACAGGCGCTAGAAAATTTGCTGTCTATTCCATCAGGCAAATTTTCACTCCGATGCCTGCAAGCAAATTCCGAAGGAATTTGCGCAGCGCTTAGGCATCGGAGAAAACAAACTTATAAATTCCATCAGGCAAATTTTCACTCCGATGCCTGCATGCGTTTAGGCATCGGAGAAACGATCCAAATATTCGTTTACAACAGAGACACTGTTCCCTTTTTTTACTTCTCTAAGTCCGCTCACTGTTTCGCGGTGAGACGCGGACCGCTCTGACCGGGCGCACGGGGCATTTGTTCTGGCATATGCCGCACCCCACGCAAAGGTACTCATCTATGACCGGCTTTGCTATAATCCTATCACCAATGGTCTCTTTTTGCAACTTTATGGCTTTATCCGGGACAGGGCAGTGCTCCTGGCAGACGATGCACTCCTTATCCTGGGCCCACGGTATGCATATGGAGCGGTCTATCTCGGCGACTCCGAGGCGCGTAGCGCGCTTACGGGACGGCGAGAGCTTCGGTATAGCGCCCGTCGGGCAGGTATGGCCGCATAGAGTGCACTGGTATTCGCAATATCCTATCTCGGGAACGAGCCGGGGCGTCCATAACCCGTTCAGCCCCGCCTCGAACATGACCGGCTGCAGCCCGTTCGTGATACATACCTTCATGCAGTTGCCGCACCGGATGCACCGGTCCAGGAACTCCTCTTCCTTCAGCGCGGCGGGAGGCCGTATCATACCCGTCCCGGCCTTCTTTCCTTTTCCTCCCGGCCCGGATACCAGAAGCAGGAACGGGGAGAAGGCAAGGAATAGGAACTTCCGCCTGGAGATGCCGCCCTTTACTGTATCCGGAATTCCTCCGGGCATCCGGGCCTTCCGTGAAGGATACCATGCGAATCTCGTCCCGTGCTGCGGGCATTCATAAACGCAGTCCATACACAGGATGCACTCGCCCGGGGAATAGGTCATGTCATCGCGTATCGCCCCCATCCGGCAGGAGCTTTTACATACGGCGCATTTGGAGCACTTTGTAACGACCCTCCGGAGAGGCGCGATGCGCGCGATGAAAGCATATAATGCACCGAGCGGACATACGCTCCTGCACCATAACCTCCTCTTGAACAGGGAAGCTGCGGTTATAAGCGCGAAGACGCAGAATATGACCCCGGCGTGGGCAAAATAGTAGACGTTGACGCCCAGGACCGATGCCCTGAGCGGCCGGTATATATCCTGCAACATATAGATGTGCGCGTATTTTATGAGCAGGATGAAGGCCCCGTTGACCGTCGACGTCACTGCGGGGATGAGATTGAGCGATACGAACCTCGCCGCTATGACTATGGGGTCGGCGGCCCAGGCCAGCTGCCTCCCGGACAGCGCCGCTATAACGATAGCGCCGAGGATGTAAAATTTAAATACCCTTCTTCGCCTGTTCGCCGCGTCGTCTTCCGGCGTTACCCTCTTCCTGATATCGCCGACGGCATCTATGGCACTGCCCAGCGGGCATACCCATCCGCAGAAGAACCTGCCGAAGAGCGCCGAGAAGACGAGCATCGATACGGATAATAAGAACCCGGGCAGGATGACCCGTTCGCTGAGAGACGTGCAAAGCGTCACTAGAGGATCTATCCTGAAGATCGCCGCCGGCGGCAAGATGCCGGTAAGGGGATATGTGGTCGACCAGAGTATGTAGACGAATAGTATGAAGAAAAATGTCTGGGAGACCTTACGCGCGCGCACCGATCTTTTTGCCATCAGACCTCGATATCCGCGCGGCTGGCCTTGCCGACGTCGGCATTGCCGAAATTGCGCTCCACGGCGACTTTTATGTTCGGCACCGATAACGGGTCGACACCGGCAAAGTCCGCCGCGAATAGATCGGCAAGCGTCGGGTCGGTTGCCGCTATGAGCGTCTTCCTCAGTTCCACGTCATCGAGGTTGCCGCCGGTCGGGCCGTTCCGCACGAGGACCCTGTAGGCATCTATGACGGTGAGGTCGGGATTGATAAAATCGGTCAGGTCCACGAGCTTCCTGCCGATATCCCGGTGTATGATGCCCCTGTTGCCGCCGCAGACGCCCATGAGGTTCTTCATCGACAGCGTCAGGCGCGACAGGCCGTGGTGTTTCAGGATCGGCACGTTGATGAACGTATCGCACTCTATCGCGTCGCGCAGCACAGGCCAGTCCTCGAGAGGGCTTTCGTAATCGAAGCGGGCGTTCACCGTATCCCAATCGTCCGGGAAGTAGACATTTGCCCCTCTGGCCCTGGCCGCCTCCTCTATGCCGCTATTAGCATAGCATCGGCGCATGTCGTTGCATGTCACATCGAATATATTCACCCTCTTCGCCCCGGCCTTGAACGCGAGATCTATGAGGGCCGCCACCACCTGCGGGTTGGTATTACCCGCCTGCTCAGGCGTCCGGTCCCACCCTATGTTCGGCTTTATGACGACCGTGCTGCCCCTCGCCACGAACTTCCCCATGCCGCCCATCTTATCTATCGCCTTCACCGTGATGAGGTAAGGGTCCGCGCCCTTCGCGACTACGAGGTCGTAGTCGCCCTTCACCCCTCTCTTAGGCCGGCCGTTAAAACCGTTCCTCACCGCGGGTGAGGCCGAAGCGTCCCCCGGGAGGCCTCCGGAGAACGGGAGGAGTGCCAGGTACGCAAGGCATGCCTTTATGAATGCGCGGCGGGATATCTTCTTATCCGATGACGGTCTTTTTTCCATCCGGTGTATATCTCTCTATCCAGTTCGTGGTAGTCGGTTTCAACCTCTATATTCTCGAAGATCTTCACCTCTGCCCTTCCGGAGAGGCCGGCGACATCGTGCCAGACCCCTTTCTTGACGACGAACGGTCTATCCAGCAGAAAAAGTTTTGCTTTATCCGGATATTTATCGGGGGCGAGCGCTATGACGACCCTTCCCTTTACGGGTTCAAAGGTCTCTAAACTGTCTCTGTGCCTCTCCAGCCGCGTTATCCTCTTCTCGCGTACGATGAGGTACCCTATCCTCCACCCGGAGGACCTCTCTTTCAGGAGTATACCGAACGAATTGCCGCGGCCTCTGTCATCCACGCACGAGGCATCTATGATAAGACCGTAGGCC
This genomic window contains:
- a CDS encoding 4Fe-4S binding protein, translated to MAKRSVRARKVSQTFFFILFVYILWSTTYPLTGILPPAAIFRIDPLVTLCTSLSERVILPGFLLSVSMLVFSALFGRFFCGWVCPLGSAIDAVGDIRKRVTPEDDAANRRRRVFKFYILGAIVIAALSGRQLAWAADPIVIAARFVSLNLIPAVTSTVNGAFILLIKYAHIYMLQDIYRPLRASVLGVNVYYFAHAGVIFCVFALITAASLFKRRLWCRSVCPLGALYAFIARIAPLRRVVTKCSKCAVCKSSCRMGAIRDDMTYSPGECILCMDCVYECPQHGTRFAWYPSRKARMPGGIPDTVKGGISRRKFLFLAFSPFLLLVSGPGGKGKKAGTGMIRPPAALKEEEFLDRCIRCGNCMKVCITNGLQPVMFEAGLNGLWTPRLVPEIGYCEYQCTLCGHTCPTGAIPKLSPSRKRATRLGVAEIDRSICIPWAQDKECIVCQEHCPVPDKAIKLQKETIGDRIIAKPVIDEYLCVGCGICQNKCPVRPVRAVRVSPRNSERT
- a CDS encoding DUF362 domain-containing protein yields the protein MEKRPSSDKKISRRAFIKACLAYLALLPFSGGLPGDASASPAVRNGFNGRPKRGVKGDYDLVVAKGADPYLITVKAIDKMGGMGKFVARGSTVVIKPNIGWDRTPEQAGNTNPQVVAALIDLAFKAGAKRVNIFDVTCNDMRRCYANSGIEEAARARGANVYFPDDWDTVNARFDYESPLEDWPVLRDAIECDTFINVPILKHHGLSRLTLSMKNLMGVCGGNRGIIHRDIGRKLVDLTDFINPDLTVIDAYRVLVRNGPTGGNLDDVELRKTLIAATDPTLADLFAADFAGVDPLSVPNIKVAVERNFGNADVGKASRADIEV